A window of Yoonia sp. SS1-5 genomic DNA:
TCCGGGAAAAAGCCGCCCGTGTCGGGCGAAACCCCAAGACCGGCGAGGAAGTGCCAATTCATCCCCGCCGCGTTCTGACCTTTCGCCCATCCCACCTGATGAAGGACCGGGTTGCAGCAGGGAACAAATCCTAGATCATGGCTAAAGCCAAAGACGCCTTTCGCACCATCAGTGAAGTCGCTGAATGGCTCGACACGCCCACCCATGTTCTGCGCTTTTGGGAAAGCAAGTTCAGTCAGATAAAACCTGTCAAAGGGGCCGGTGGCAGACGCTATTACCGCCCGGCCGATATGGATCTTCTCGGCGGTATCAAGCAACTGCTGCATGAAGAAGGGATGACGATCAAAGGCACGCAAAAGCTGTTGCGCGAAAAGGGCGTCAAGCATGTGGCCGGTCTTGGCCTCTCCATGACAGCCCCCGCCGCGCCGGTTGCGGTTGCCGAAGAAGCGCCCGAGCAAGCACCGGCACCTGAGCCGACCCCGGTAGAGGAGGCGCCCGCACCAGCCCCCGAAGCGGACGACCCTGTGCAGAACGCGTTCATGTTCGAACACAAGGCACCTGCCGAAAGCACCCCAGCCGAAGAACCCGCGCAGGCCGCGCCGGAGGTGGCACTTGATCTGCCCGCCCTGCCCGACGGCTTGCCGGACCTGTCCGCACGCAGTTTCGGCCTGATCGCCGCCCGTCGCGACGGGTTGAAAACCAAGGCCGCCGAAATTGCACCAATCGTCAAGGAGCTGCAGGCCTTGCGTGATAAACTGCAGCAACGATAAGGCGCTTTCTGACTTGCCCCTCCGGACAATTGCGTTATGAACGCCCGCAGTCGGGCTATGGCGCAGCCTGGTAGCGCGTCCGTCTGGGGGACGGAAGGTCGCAGGTTCGAGTCCTGCTAGCCCGACCAATCATAATCGCCCGCTTGCGTTTGCCCGCAGCGGGCGTTTTGCTATGTGGATGGGGAACAGCATGACAACATCCGGGGTATTGGCGGACCACCAGATCAGGGCAATGATCGCGGCGGGCAATATTGCGGCGACTGCAGATATTGCACCGGGCCAGATTCAGCCCGCATCGCTTGACCTGCGCCTTGGCGCGACAGCCTACCGCGTGCGTGCATCATTTCTGGCAGGCAAGCAGCGCACAGTCGCCGAACGCCTGCAGGACTTTCAGATGCATGCGGTCGACCTGACCGGCGGCGCGGTTCTTGAAAAGGGCTGTGTCTATGTTGTTCCGCTGATGGAAAGCCTGTCGCTTCCCAAAGGAATGACCGCTGCCGCCAGTGCAAAGTCGTCCATCGGGCGGCTTGATCTGCTGACCCGGATCATCACCGATCACGGGGTCGAATTCGACAGGGTCCCGGAAGGCTATGCAGGCCCGCTTTATGTCGAAATCTGTCCCCGGTCCTTTTCGGTTGTGGCGCAACCGGGCCAGATGCTGAACCAGATCATCTTTCGCAAAGGCAAAACGCTGATGTCGGATGATGCGCTGCGCGCGCTGCACGCCCAAAGCCCGATTGTGTCGGGTGATCCCGTGATTTCCGACGGGCTGGGGTTTTCGGTTGATCTGCGACCAGCAGAGGGCAATCTGGTCGGCTACCGCGCCAAACCCCATACCGGTGTCATTGATCTGGCCAAACTGAACCACTACGACCCGGCGGCCTTCTGGGAGCCCGTCCATACAGATGACGGCTGGATCATTCTGGATCCGGGTGCCTTCTACATCCTTGTCAGCCGCGAGGCGATTGTCATCCCCCCGATGCAGGCCGCCGAGATGGCCCCCTATCTGGCCATGGTCGGAGAATTCCGGGTGCACTACGCGGGCTTTTTTGATCCAGGCTTTGGCTATGCCGAGGCTGGCGGTTCAGGATCGCGCGGCGTGCTGGAGGTGCGCTGCCACGAAGCACCCTTTGTGCTGGAGCATGGGCAGGTTGTGGGCCGGCTGGTCTATGAGAACATGGCAGCCCTGCCCGACGCGCTTTATGGTCGCGAGATCAAATCAAACTATCAGGGCCAGGGTTTGAAACTGTCCAAGCATTTCAAATCTATCGCATAAAGCGGCGCAGCATATTCAGGCCGCGCCGTGCCTGTTGGGTATTTTTGCGCGTGTTCTGCGCGGTCTCACGCGCTTGCGGGGTCATGTCGTCCGCATGCTTGCCGCGCCGGCTTGCAAGGTCAATCCCCTTGTTCACACCGCGCCGCATCAGCATGCGGATCGCCATCTTGATCAGTCTGTTGGTATTCACTGGATGCACCTCCGGCGGCTGTGGTTTTGGAATCGACGCAATATATCCGATGATCAGATTAAATGTCTGTATCCAATGATTTGGAAATAGGGCTACCGATCGTCTTTTTTTCTGGTTTCACACAACGACACGCGAACAGACGGCGTGGGCAAATGCATTGGCGCGCTCTTTAGGAGAAACTTGAAACCTTTTGTTCCAAGTTCTTGAAGAGCGGGAACGCCCTCGCCGTGCGATTGAAAACTCC
This region includes:
- a CDS encoding MerR family transcriptional regulator, encoding MAKAKDAFRTISEVAEWLDTPTHVLRFWESKFSQIKPVKGAGGRRYYRPADMDLLGGIKQLLHEEGMTIKGTQKLLREKGVKHVAGLGLSMTAPAAPVAVAEEAPEQAPAPEPTPVEEAPAPAPEADDPVQNAFMFEHKAPAESTPAEEPAQAAPEVALDLPALPDGLPDLSARSFGLIAARRDGLKTKAAEIAPIVKELQALRDKLQQR
- a CDS encoding 2'-deoxycytidine 5'-triphosphate deaminase gives rise to the protein MTTSGVLADHQIRAMIAAGNIAATADIAPGQIQPASLDLRLGATAYRVRASFLAGKQRTVAERLQDFQMHAVDLTGGAVLEKGCVYVVPLMESLSLPKGMTAAASAKSSIGRLDLLTRIITDHGVEFDRVPEGYAGPLYVEICPRSFSVVAQPGQMLNQIIFRKGKTLMSDDALRALHAQSPIVSGDPVISDGLGFSVDLRPAEGNLVGYRAKPHTGVIDLAKLNHYDPAAFWEPVHTDDGWIILDPGAFYILVSREAIVIPPMQAAEMAPYLAMVGEFRVHYAGFFDPGFGYAEAGGSGSRGVLEVRCHEAPFVLEHGQVVGRLVYENMAALPDALYGREIKSNYQGQGLKLSKHFKSIA